The DNA sequence GTCATATAATCAACAAGGTGAACAATTGAAATTAGAACATCATTTTCCGGAGCTAAACTTGGCTGATGATGATTAAGAATACAGTTTGATAAATGTTCGGGCAAGTGCCATTTGTTTGCAAGAAAATTTCCAATTTCTTGATGATCCAATCCTAAATATTTTCTCTCTGTTTCCAACAATGGCGAATTTAAATTTCTTATATCTTCAGAAATTGCTTCAAATTCATTTCTGAAAAATTTGTGCATAACCGGAACTCCTAAATCGTGCAACAATCCAGCTACGAAAGCCTCGCTTCCAATTCTGAAACCCAAATCTTCTGCAACTCTTTTGCATGCAGTTCCTGCAAGCATTGAGTGAACCCAAAATTCTTTCTGATCAAGATATTTATCAGATTTGTTTTTAAACGAATCAACCATTGTTAATGCAACAACAATATTTTTAATATCTTGATAACCAATTATTAATATTGCAAAATCAATTGTTGATACTTTTCTTGTTAATCCGTAAAGCGGCGAATTAGCAATTGATAAAATTTTTGTAGATAATCCTTGGTCCTTTCCAATCATTCTGCTAAGCGCTGCAGTATTGGTTGTAGGATCATCAAGAAGTTTTGAAACTTCCAACATTGTTGCAGACATTGCGGGCAGATTATAGACATTGGATAATGCTAATTCTGATTTTCTCCTTCTGTCCTGTTTTACTTGCTCTTCCATTTTTAGTCACCTGTTTATTGTTTGTTTATAAATTTATTGAGTCAACTTGATCTTGAAATAATTCTTTATAACTGAAAATAAAATTTTCTAAATATTCCGAATCTCCCAATCTTAAAATTTCTATAATTGCCGTATCTAAAGTTGTGGTATTGTCCCAGCTAAAATCTCCAATCATTAATTGCTTTGTCATATAATCCGCAAGATGTACAAGTGCAGTTAATTCGCGATTATTTTCTGCTTCGGATGGTTTATGATGAAAATTTATAACATCTGCAATTGCAATTGGTAAATTCCATCTATCAACTAAATATCTTCCTATTTCCTGATGTGTAATTCCCAAATGAAGTTCTTCTGCTTCTAAATAACTTAGATTTTGTTTCTTAACGGAATTAATAATTTCTTTAAACTCTTTATTAAAAAATTTATTTATGATTGCAATTCCTAAATCATGTAAAAGTCCGGCTGTAAAAACTTCACCGCTTGCTTGATATCCCAAATCATCCGCAATTTTTTTAGAGGCTGCAGCAGTAAGAATTGAGTGAAGCCAGTATTGCTTTTGATCAAATTTTGAATCGCCGGTAATTTTTAAAGAATCCATCATTGATAAAGCTAATACAATATTTTTAACTTGGTTAAATCCCAAAACAACAATTGCAAAATCAATTGTTGAAACTCTTCTCGGAATTCCGTGCAAAGGAGAATTTGCAACAGTTAAAATTTTTGTAACTAAACCTTGATCGTGACTTATCATTTTTCCAAGAATATTTGCACTTGTTTTCGGATCATCAATAATTGTTGAAACTTCCATAATTACTTGCGGAATGCTTGGTACATTGTAAACAGTTGAAAGAATTCTATAAATTCTTTCTTGTTTTCCTTCAATATTTTGTGCCGAAGTGTTAGTCATATTGATGTTCAATTTGCTTTTTTAAATCTTTCATAATTTTGCTGTGTAATTGAGAAACGCGGGAAACTGTAATTTCCAACGCCTGAGAAATTTCTTTGTAATTCATGTGTTCGTAATAGTAAAGCGTAATAATTAAGCGGTCTCTTTCCGATAACTTTTTAATTGCACCAACCAAAAGTTCTTTTTGTTCATTTGAGTGATATTCATCATCCGGAGTTTCATATTCAGATGGAATAATTTCCGAAAGTGTAAATCCGTCATCATTATCAAATGGCTGGTCAATAGAAACATTTTTATAAATTACTTTGTTTGCATCTTGATTCTGATAATTTGCGCGCGGCTTAATTTGAAGTTTTCGCAATTCATCAATAATTTTTCCTCTTATTCTTTGGATTGCATATGTTTCAAATTTGGTTCCAAAATCCGGATCAAATCTGTCGATAGCTTCACTTAATCCTTCAATTCCAAACTGGAAGTAATCCTTTTCTTCAACAACATTAAGATTCATAAATTTTGAATTATGGATTACATAGTGAACTAGATTGGTATAATTAACCATTATCTGCTTTTTAACTACACTTGATGGTTCTGTTTTAAATTCTGCCCAAAGTGTATTATTATCCATATTACTGTTTCCCTAAAGATTAGCTTAAGAAATTCTTTTGTTTATCAATTGATGCTTTATTTATTGCTTTTATAAATGTGAGGGCGAGAACTGTTAGTAATACGGTTGCTACAAAAAATATAATAAACGATCTTACTAAAATATCCTCAACTAACATTCCTTGCTGACTGAATATTATTACCGAGACGAAAAAAATTAACAGCCCGATGTTTAATATTATTTTATTCATTTTTGTCCTCCGATACTTATGTTTTCAAAGAATATACCAACAATATTTTGTTGATTTTCTTTGATTTTAGCGTGTTTTGTAAACTTTTGAATTGAGAGATTGGTTATTATTAACCAATTGTTTGTATTTTAATTTTTGATGTGATTTCTTTTAATTGATATGAAATTTCTGAAGTGTTTTTTGATTTTGCTAATGGAATCTGTTCACGAATTGATTGCACAACTTCTTTTGAAAATGAA is a window from the Ignavibacteriota bacterium genome containing:
- a CDS encoding HDOD domain-containing protein; translation: MEEQVKQDRRRKSELALSNVYNLPAMSATMLEVSKLLDDPTTNTAALSRMIGKDQGLSTKILSIANSPLYGLTRKVSTIDFAILIIGYQDIKNIVVALTMVDSFKNKSDKYLDQKEFWVHSMLAGTACKRVAEDLGFRIGSEAFVAGLLHDLGVPVMHKFFRNEFEAISEDIRNLNSPLLETERKYLGLDHQEIGNFLANKWHLPEHLSNCILNHHQPSLAPENDVLISIVHLVDYMTQKLEIGTFYLDKGIELDKSVLGTLGITSDEELNSFIESYRELFAKEVNSDLFAK
- a CDS encoding HDOD domain-containing protein, which codes for MLSTVYNVPSIPQVIMEVSTIIDDPKTSANILGKMISHDQGLVTKILTVANSPLHGIPRRVSTIDFAIVVLGFNQVKNIVLALSMMDSLKITGDSKFDQKQYWLHSILTAAASKKIADDLGYQASGEVFTAGLLHDLGIAIINKFFNKEFKEIINSVKKQNLSYLEAEELHLGITHQEIGRYLVDRWNLPIAIADVINFHHKPSEAENNRELTALVHLADYMTKQLMIGDFSWDNTTTLDTAIIEILRLGDSEYLENFIFSYKELFQDQVDSINL
- a CDS encoding sigma-70 family RNA polymerase sigma factor, encoding MDNNTLWAEFKTEPSSVVKKQIMVNYTNLVHYVIHNSKFMNLNVVEEKDYFQFGIEGLSEAIDRFDPDFGTKFETYAIQRIRGKIIDELRKLQIKPRANYQNQDANKVIYKNVSIDQPFDNDDGFTLSEIIPSEYETPDDEYHSNEQKELLVGAIKKLSERDRLIITLYYYEHMNYKEISQALEITVSRVSQLHSKIMKDLKKQIEHQYD